The following DNA comes from Alnus glutinosa chromosome 6, dhAlnGlut1.1, whole genome shotgun sequence.
CATAAAATGTTTGTACTCATTGTTCATCTATGATCTTGCTAGAGGCTTCTATCCCTGGCATAATGATATCAATGCCTTGGCACTGTTGATTGTGTTTGCCCCCCTCAAATTAATAATCTTGTCAATGTATTCTGATTTGTTATACTAGGGAGTCCTGTTACTCGCTGGGCATCTGTTGCTTTTGGTGCTGGCTTGGGCATTGGATCTGCGTACACAGACTGTTCTCGTTTATTTGATGGATCTCCTGCAAAGTTGGCAACTCCTGAGATTATAGAGACTCCTGCTCCTCAGGTAGGACTTATGTTTTATACTAATTCCTGTTCGGTAGACATTTCCTttcgaaaataataaatagataaaattatGTGAGGATTGCAACATTGCAATTTAGGTTTCATCAAGTGATTTGTTGGCAGCTCCTGAGATCACAGAGACTCCTGCTCCTCAGGTAGGACTTATGTTTTTTACCAACAGAAATTTCCTGTTTGGTAGACATttccttttgaaaataataaatagatcAAATTAATTGAGGACTGCAACATTGCAATTTGGGTTTCATCAAGCGGATTTGTGGAGGAATTCATTATACTTTGTGAAGAGTCAATGGGGTCTGTTTTTGAAGCTTAGGCTGTTAAATAGGGGTAAAAAGTGGTCATAATAATAGCAAACTATAACTTAATTGAATGTAAAAGAGTTAGGGTAGTTTGGGATCACTCAAATCTAGGAATAGtacccccccctccccccccttttttttttatagatacatCAACAGAATTACAACAAGATACTGGAAGTCTGGAAGCAAGACTATAAAATTTATAGGCTTGCAGAAGTTATCCTCAAGGCGGGGGAAAGGCAAGCTTCATGCTGTCTAGTGTTAAGGGAATTGAGGGtcatggggttttttttttttttttttttttttaattctgttTTGTGGGCTTTGGGTTTGAGGGGCTTGAGTTTGATGACTTGGGTTTCTTGCCCGTTTTGGAGCCTTTTGTGTATACTGCgtgtgtacttaggagcgccttacgct
Coding sequences within:
- the LOC133870776 gene encoding MICOS complex subunit MIC10 isoform X2 gives rise to the protein MAEKKEIVPPKYDLDAKWDACLDLTLRRFVYSSLAGGFGGLLLFRSPVTRWASVAFGAGLGIGSAYTDCSRLFDGSPAKLATPEIIETPAPQLLRSQRLLLLRVARTEN
- the LOC133870776 gene encoding MICOS complex subunit MIC10 isoform X1 — its product is MAEKKEIVPPKYDLDAKWDACLDLTLRRFVYSSLAGGFGGLLLFRSPVTRWASVAFGAGLGIGSAYTDCSRLFDGSPAKLATPEIIETPAPQVSSSDLLAAPEITETPAPQGGQD